One genomic segment of Kocuria rhizophila DC2201 includes these proteins:
- the sucD gene encoding succinate--CoA ligase subunit alpha: MSIFLNKDSKVIVQGITGGEGTKHTARMLAAGTQVMGGVNARKAGTTVSHQDKDGNAVELPVYGSVSEAMKETGANASIVFVPPAFCKDAVIEAIDAEIPLVVVITEGIPVQDSAEFWAHSQANTGADGKPKTRIIGPNCPGIISPEESLLGITPANITGKGKLGLVSKSGTLTYQMMYELRDLGFTTAIGIGGDPVIGTTHIDALEAFEADPETEAIVMIGEIGGDAEERAADFIKANVTKPVVGYVAGFTAPEGKTMGHAGAIVSGSSGTAQAKKEALEAAGVKVGKTPSETAQLMREIFDGK, translated from the coding sequence ATGTCGATCTTTTTGAACAAGGACTCCAAGGTCATCGTTCAGGGCATCACGGGCGGCGAGGGCACCAAGCACACCGCGCGCATGCTCGCCGCCGGCACCCAGGTGATGGGCGGCGTCAACGCCCGCAAGGCCGGGACCACCGTGAGCCACCAGGACAAGGACGGCAACGCCGTCGAGCTGCCGGTCTACGGCTCCGTGAGCGAGGCCATGAAGGAGACCGGCGCGAACGCGTCGATCGTCTTCGTGCCGCCGGCCTTCTGCAAGGACGCCGTGATCGAGGCCATCGACGCCGAGATCCCGCTGGTCGTGGTGATCACCGAGGGCATCCCCGTGCAGGACTCCGCCGAGTTCTGGGCCCACTCCCAGGCCAACACCGGTGCGGACGGCAAGCCCAAGACCCGGATCATCGGCCCGAACTGCCCCGGCATCATCTCCCCGGAGGAGTCGCTGCTGGGCATCACGCCGGCCAACATCACCGGCAAGGGCAAGCTGGGCCTGGTCTCCAAGTCCGGCACCCTGACCTACCAGATGATGTACGAGCTGCGTGACCTGGGCTTCACCACCGCCATCGGCATCGGCGGCGACCCGGTCATCGGCACCACCCACATCGACGCCCTCGAGGCGTTCGAGGCGGACCCCGAGACCGAGGCCATCGTGATGATCGGCGAGATCGGCGGCGACGCCGAGGAGCGCGCTGCTGACTTCATCAAGGCCAACGTCACCAAGCCCGTGGTGGGCTACGTGGCGGGCTTCACCGCTCCCGAGGGCAAGACCATGGGCCACGCCGGCGCCATCGTCTCCGGCTCCTCCGGAACGGCCCAGGCCAAGAAGGAGGCCCTCGAGGCCGCCGGGGTCAAGGTCGGCAAGACCCCCTCGGAGACCGCGCAGCTCATGCGGGAGATCTTCGACGGCAAGTGA
- the serC gene encoding phosphoserine transaminase gives MGRPAPARPQGALVTSTPVIPAHLLPEDGRFGAGPSRVRPEQLAALAREGTRLLGTSHRQNPVKDLVARVQAGLARFFDLPAGYEMVLGLGGASTFWDSAAFSLVRSRAEHLVFGEFGAKFASVTDRAPFLERSHVIEAPAGSRPAGPRPEAGVDVYAWPQNETSTGVAMPVRRVPVDDALTVVDATSAAGGMAVDLAQTDVYYFSPQKNFGSDGGIWFAAFSPAALERVERIAASDRWIPDVLSLATAVENSRKHQTYNTPALAGLVMLDEQVRWLNEQGGLQWAAARTAQSSSLVYEWAESSPVAHPFVAEPEHRSPVVCTVDFDDAVDAARVAGVLRANGVVDVDPYRKLGRNQLRIATFASVPPSDVRALLECIDWTVAELA, from the coding sequence ATGGGGAGACCCGCCCCCGCCCGCCCGCAAGGAGCCCTCGTGACCAGCACACCCGTGATCCCCGCCCACCTGCTGCCCGAGGACGGTCGCTTCGGCGCCGGCCCGTCGCGGGTGCGCCCCGAGCAGCTGGCGGCCCTCGCGCGTGAGGGGACCCGCCTGCTGGGCACGTCCCACCGCCAGAACCCGGTGAAGGACCTGGTGGCCCGCGTGCAGGCGGGTCTCGCGCGGTTCTTCGACCTCCCCGCCGGCTACGAGATGGTCCTGGGTCTGGGGGGTGCCAGCACCTTCTGGGACAGCGCGGCCTTCAGCCTGGTCCGCTCGCGCGCCGAGCACCTGGTGTTCGGCGAGTTCGGAGCGAAGTTCGCGAGCGTCACGGACCGCGCGCCGTTCCTGGAGCGCTCCCACGTGATCGAGGCCCCTGCGGGATCCCGCCCGGCAGGGCCCCGCCCGGAGGCGGGCGTGGACGTCTACGCGTGGCCGCAGAACGAGACCTCCACGGGCGTGGCCATGCCGGTGCGGCGGGTGCCGGTGGACGACGCCCTGACCGTGGTGGACGCCACGTCCGCCGCGGGTGGGATGGCCGTGGACCTCGCGCAGACGGACGTCTACTACTTCTCGCCCCAGAAGAACTTCGGCAGCGACGGCGGGATCTGGTTCGCCGCCTTCTCCCCCGCCGCCCTCGAACGGGTGGAGCGCATCGCGGCCTCCGACCGCTGGATCCCGGACGTCCTGTCCCTGGCCACGGCCGTGGAGAACTCCCGCAAGCACCAGACGTACAACACCCCGGCCCTCGCGGGCCTCGTGATGCTCGACGAGCAGGTGCGCTGGCTCAACGAGCAGGGCGGGCTGCAGTGGGCCGCCGCGCGCACCGCACAGTCCTCCTCGCTCGTCTACGAGTGGGCCGAGTCCAGTCCCGTGGCGCACCCGTTCGTGGCGGAGCCGGAGCACCGCTCCCCGGTGGTCTGCACGGTGGACTTCGACGACGCCGTGGACGCCGCCCGCGTGGCAGGCGTGCTGCGCGCCAACGGTGTGGTGGACGTGGACCCCTACCGCAAGCTGGGCCGCAACCAGCTGCGGATCGCCACGTTCGCGTCCGTCCCCCCGTCGGACGTGCGGGCGCTGCTGGAGTGCATCGACTGGACCGTGGCCGAGCTGGCCTGA
- the sucC gene encoding ADP-forming succinate--CoA ligase subunit beta, whose translation MDLFEYQARDLFEKHGVPVLAGIVATTPEEAKAAAEKIGGVTVVKAQVKVGGRGKAGGVKVAKTPEEAYEYAQQILGMDIKGHTVHRVMIAQGADIAEEYYFSVLLDRANRSYLAMCSVEGGMEIEQLAVERPDALARVDVSPADGITEAKAREIVEQAKFDAETAEKVIPVLVKLGEVYAKEDATLVEVNPLVKTGDGEILALDGKVSLDDNAAFRHPEHAELADKTTADPLEEKAKENDLNYVKLDGEVGIIGNGAGLVMSTLDVVAYAGEKHGDVKPANFLDIGGGASAEVMAAGLDVILGDPQVKSVFVNVFGGITACDAVANGIVKALEILGDSATKPIVVRLDGNNVDEGRAILREANHPLITTADTMDAGADKAAELAHAAK comes from the coding sequence GTGGACCTGTTTGAGTACCAGGCACGCGACCTGTTCGAGAAGCACGGTGTTCCCGTGCTGGCCGGCATCGTCGCCACTACCCCAGAAGAAGCCAAGGCAGCCGCAGAGAAGATCGGCGGCGTGACCGTCGTCAAGGCCCAGGTCAAGGTGGGCGGCCGCGGCAAGGCCGGCGGCGTCAAGGTCGCGAAGACCCCGGAGGAGGCCTACGAGTACGCCCAGCAGATCCTGGGGATGGACATCAAGGGCCACACCGTGCACCGCGTGATGATCGCGCAGGGCGCGGACATCGCCGAGGAGTACTACTTCTCCGTGCTGCTGGACCGCGCCAACCGCTCCTACCTGGCCATGTGCTCGGTCGAGGGCGGCATGGAGATCGAGCAGCTCGCCGTCGAGCGCCCGGACGCCCTGGCCCGCGTGGACGTCAGCCCCGCGGACGGCATCACCGAGGCCAAGGCCCGCGAGATCGTGGAGCAGGCCAAGTTCGACGCCGAGACCGCTGAGAAGGTCATCCCCGTGCTCGTGAAGCTCGGGGAGGTCTACGCCAAGGAGGACGCCACCCTGGTGGAGGTCAACCCCCTGGTCAAGACCGGTGACGGCGAGATCCTCGCCCTGGACGGCAAGGTGTCCCTGGACGACAACGCCGCGTTCCGCCACCCGGAGCACGCCGAGCTCGCGGACAAGACCACGGCCGATCCCCTGGAGGAGAAGGCCAAGGAGAACGACCTCAACTACGTCAAGCTCGACGGCGAGGTCGGGATCATCGGCAACGGTGCGGGTCTGGTCATGTCCACCCTGGATGTCGTGGCCTACGCCGGTGAGAAGCACGGGGACGTCAAGCCCGCCAACTTCCTGGACATCGGCGGCGGCGCCTCGGCCGAGGTCATGGCCGCGGGCCTGGACGTGATCCTGGGCGACCCCCAGGTGAAGTCCGTGTTCGTCAACGTCTTCGGTGGGATCACCGCGTGCGACGCCGTGGCCAACGGCATCGTCAAGGCCCTGGAGATCCTCGGCGACTCCGCCACCAAGCCCATCGTGGTGCGCCTGGACGGCAACAACGTGGACGAGGGCCGCGCGATCCTCCGCGAGGCCAACCACCCGCTGATCACCACCGCGGACACCATGGACGCCGGCGCCGACAAGGCCGCCGAGCTCGCCCACGCCGCCAAGTAA
- a CDS encoding metal-dependent transcriptional regulator, translating into MSGDLIDTTEMYLRTVLELEEEGITPMRARIVERLHHSGPTVSQTVSRMERDGLLSVAQDRSLRLTPTGRATAVSVMRKHRLAERLLADVVGLDMAHVHEEACRWEHVMSERVERRLVDLLGDPQLSPYGTPIPGRGAGEQGTEAFGGLTLWDVAAAGDGAEHRVRLLPEVVQADLELIEMLSSAGILTGSRVTAEPNPGDQHRVVVTNLDADVSLDLDDATARAIRVTPAGS; encoded by the coding sequence ATGAGCGGCGACCTGATCGACACCACCGAGATGTACCTGCGGACGGTGCTGGAGCTCGAGGAGGAGGGCATCACGCCCATGCGGGCCCGCATCGTGGAGCGGCTGCACCACTCGGGCCCCACGGTGTCCCAGACGGTCTCCCGCATGGAACGGGACGGACTGCTGTCCGTCGCGCAGGACCGTTCGCTGCGACTCACCCCCACCGGGCGCGCCACCGCGGTGTCCGTGATGCGCAAGCACCGGCTCGCGGAGCGCCTTTTGGCTGACGTGGTGGGGCTGGACATGGCACACGTGCACGAGGAGGCGTGCCGCTGGGAGCACGTGATGAGCGAACGCGTGGAGCGCCGCCTGGTGGACCTGCTGGGCGATCCGCAGCTCTCCCCGTACGGCACCCCGATCCCGGGCCGCGGCGCGGGGGAGCAGGGCACCGAGGCCTTCGGGGGCCTGACGCTGTGGGACGTCGCGGCGGCCGGCGACGGCGCCGAGCACCGCGTGCGCCTGCTGCCGGAGGTCGTGCAGGCGGATCTCGAGCTGATCGAGATGCTCAGCTCGGCGGGGATCCTCACCGGCTCGCGGGTCACCGCAGAGCCGAACCCCGGGGACCAGCACCGGGTGGTCGTCACCAACCTGGACGCGGACGTCTCCCTGGACCTCGACGACGCCACGGCGCGCGCCATCAGGGTCACCCCTGCGGGGTCCTGA
- a CDS encoding DUF4031 domain-containing protein — MTVYIDPPRWPAHGTVFSHLVSDRSLAELHAFARELGVPERAFDQDHYDVPAHRHASAVAQGAVPVDGKQLARILIRSGLRIPARRRPAKLATALASRWERHVPGHAHLGAQLRQRWGEPHRDYHGPGHLLAVLEALDLLTDAAPSLELVLAAWFHDAVHDGRAGQDERDSAELARRLLTDESSPRDTPVQDPATAQWGPRTADRVAELVLVTAHHRPGPADRDACLLVDADLSVLGGSAEEYERYRAAVRREYAHVPEPQFRAARAEVLAGLQRAPRLFHDPRAVELWEARARHNLDREMVELTASV, encoded by the coding sequence ATGACCGTCTACATTGACCCGCCGCGGTGGCCCGCACACGGCACCGTGTTCTCGCACCTGGTCTCGGACCGTTCCCTCGCCGAGCTGCACGCGTTCGCGCGTGAGCTGGGGGTCCCGGAACGCGCGTTCGACCAGGACCACTACGACGTCCCGGCGCACCGTCACGCGTCCGCGGTCGCGCAGGGTGCGGTGCCGGTGGACGGCAAGCAGCTGGCCCGCATCCTGATCCGCAGCGGCCTCCGGATCCCCGCACGACGCCGCCCGGCCAAGCTGGCCACGGCCCTCGCCTCCCGTTGGGAGCGCCACGTCCCGGGCCATGCCCACCTGGGTGCGCAGCTGCGGCAGCGGTGGGGCGAGCCGCACCGCGACTACCACGGTCCCGGCCACCTGCTGGCCGTCCTGGAGGCCCTCGACCTGCTCACGGACGCGGCGCCGTCCCTCGAGCTGGTGCTCGCGGCGTGGTTCCACGACGCCGTGCACGACGGCCGGGCCGGTCAGGACGAGCGCGACTCCGCCGAACTCGCCCGGCGTCTGCTCACCGACGAGAGCTCTCCGCGGGACACGCCGGTGCAGGATCCCGCCACCGCGCAGTGGGGCCCACGGACCGCGGACAGGGTGGCCGAGCTGGTTCTCGTGACCGCCCACCACCGCCCGGGCCCGGCGGACCGGGACGCGTGCCTGCTGGTGGATGCGGACCTCTCCGTGCTCGGCGGGAGCGCCGAGGAGTACGAGCGCTACCGGGCTGCCGTTCGGAGGGAGTACGCGCACGTCCCGGAGCCGCAGTTCCGCGCGGCACGCGCGGAGGTGCTGGCCGGGCTGCAGAGGGCGCCCCGGCTGTTCCACGATCCGCGCGCGGTGGAGCTGTGGGAGGCGCGGGCCCGGCACAACCTGGACCGGGAGATGGTGGAGCTCACCGCGTCGGTGTGA
- the pcrA gene encoding DNA helicase PcrA: MDYLSDNPLLSAASVRSSTAGAPHEPSDAVASPEQLVAGLNEPQRAAVEHSGAPLLIVAGAGSGKTRVLTHRIAHLLATGRARRGEILAITFTNKAAAEMRERIAELVGDSARTMWISTFHSLCVRILRREAKTLGLNTNFSIYDSADSLRLITQVAKQHELDPKRFAPKAIQHRISALKNELVDDETCLARASSTDPFESAVAQVYRGYTQRLRAANAMDFDDLIGETVHMFRAFPQVLEYYRRRFRHVLVDEYQDTNHAQYALVRELVGGDSPGHTDESGIPPAELTVVGDSDQSIYAFRGADIRNITDFERDFPAARTIMLEQNYRSTQNILSAANAVISQNADRRDKKLWTAEGDGAPIVGYAAENEHEEARFIAEEIDRLQDEHGIRPGDVAVFYRTNAQSRSLEEILMRVGLPYKVVGGTRFYERKEIKDAMSYLRAIANPADDITVRRIVNEPKRGIGDRAQGSIAALADREGISFSEAMHRLDEAPGLATRSANAIRTFAQLMDDLGELAQGASVTAVLEAVLEQSGYLEALRTSTDPQDESRVENLAELVAVVREFEKDRPEAGLGEFLEHVALVADADQIPSRPDTAAEGTASAQQIAQEVEEARDQGVVTLMTLHTAKGLEFPVVFLTGMEHGIFPHQRSFADPSSMEEERRLAYVGITRARQRLYITRAESRSLWGQSQFNPASPFLDEIPAHLIDWKREGAAASGGWGSPVHAGSGGGTRDPLRGSSWGAGAGSGATFRRLSPSRVEPNREIPSLSVGDAVEHKAFGRGSVVALEGSGDKTVAKVRFGAEEKRLLLRYAPMTKVS, from the coding sequence ATGGACTACCTCTCTGACAACCCACTGCTCTCCGCCGCCTCGGTGCGATCCTCGACCGCCGGGGCCCCGCACGAGCCGTCCGACGCCGTCGCGTCCCCGGAGCAGCTCGTGGCGGGGCTCAACGAGCCCCAGCGCGCCGCGGTCGAGCACTCGGGGGCGCCCCTGCTCATCGTCGCTGGCGCGGGCTCGGGCAAGACCAGGGTGCTGACCCACCGGATCGCCCACCTGCTGGCCACCGGCCGGGCACGGCGCGGGGAGATCCTCGCCATCACGTTCACCAACAAGGCCGCCGCGGAGATGCGCGAGCGGATCGCCGAGCTGGTGGGGGACTCCGCCCGCACCATGTGGATCTCCACGTTCCACTCCCTGTGCGTGCGGATCCTGCGCCGGGAGGCCAAGACCCTGGGGCTGAACACCAACTTCTCCATCTACGACTCCGCAGACTCGCTGCGGCTGATCACCCAGGTGGCCAAGCAGCACGAGCTGGACCCGAAGCGCTTCGCCCCCAAAGCCATCCAGCACAGGATCTCGGCGCTGAAGAACGAGCTCGTGGACGACGAGACCTGCCTGGCCCGGGCGAGCTCCACGGACCCGTTCGAGTCCGCCGTGGCCCAGGTGTACCGCGGGTACACCCAGCGGCTGCGGGCGGCCAACGCCATGGACTTCGACGACCTCATCGGCGAGACCGTCCACATGTTCCGGGCCTTTCCCCAGGTGCTGGAGTACTACCGCCGGCGCTTCCGCCACGTGCTCGTGGACGAGTACCAGGACACCAACCACGCCCAGTACGCACTGGTGCGCGAGCTCGTGGGCGGGGACTCGCCCGGTCACACGGACGAGTCCGGGATCCCCCCGGCCGAGCTCACGGTGGTGGGGGACTCGGACCAGTCCATCTACGCGTTCCGCGGGGCGGACATCCGCAACATCACGGACTTCGAGCGGGACTTCCCGGCCGCGCGCACCATCATGCTGGAGCAGAACTACCGCTCCACGCAGAACATCCTCTCCGCGGCCAACGCGGTGATCTCCCAGAACGCGGACCGCCGGGACAAGAAGCTGTGGACCGCCGAGGGGGACGGTGCCCCCATCGTGGGCTACGCCGCGGAGAACGAGCACGAGGAGGCCCGGTTCATCGCGGAGGAGATCGACAGGCTCCAGGACGAGCACGGGATCCGCCCCGGGGACGTGGCCGTGTTCTACCGCACCAACGCCCAGTCGCGCTCCCTCGAGGAGATCCTGATGCGCGTGGGGCTGCCCTACAAGGTGGTGGGCGGCACGCGGTTCTACGAGCGCAAGGAGATCAAAGACGCCATGTCCTACCTGCGCGCGATCGCCAACCCAGCGGACGACATCACGGTGCGACGCATCGTCAACGAGCCCAAGCGCGGGATCGGGGACCGCGCCCAGGGGTCCATCGCGGCGCTCGCGGACCGTGAGGGCATCTCGTTCTCCGAGGCGATGCACCGCCTGGACGAGGCGCCGGGGCTCGCCACGCGCTCCGCCAACGCGATCCGCACGTTCGCCCAGCTCATGGACGACCTGGGCGAGCTCGCCCAGGGTGCGTCCGTGACCGCGGTGCTCGAGGCCGTGCTGGAGCAGTCCGGCTACCTGGAGGCCCTGCGCACCTCCACGGACCCGCAGGACGAGTCCCGCGTGGAGAACCTGGCGGAGCTCGTGGCCGTGGTGCGCGAGTTCGAGAAGGACCGCCCGGAGGCCGGCCTGGGGGAGTTCCTGGAGCACGTGGCCCTCGTGGCGGACGCGGACCAGATCCCCTCGCGCCCGGACACCGCCGCTGAGGGCACGGCGAGCGCCCAGCAGATCGCCCAGGAGGTCGAGGAAGCCCGCGACCAGGGGGTCGTGACCCTCATGACGCTTCACACCGCCAAGGGCCTGGAGTTCCCGGTGGTGTTCCTCACCGGCATGGAGCACGGGATCTTCCCGCACCAGCGCAGCTTCGCGGACCCCTCCAGCATGGAGGAGGAGCGGCGGCTCGCGTACGTGGGCATCACTCGGGCCCGGCAGCGGCTCTACATCACCCGCGCGGAGTCCCGCTCCCTGTGGGGCCAGTCCCAGTTCAACCCGGCCAGTCCGTTCCTGGACGAGATCCCCGCGCACCTCATCGACTGGAAGCGCGAGGGCGCGGCCGCGTCCGGCGGCTGGGGCTCGCCCGTCCACGCGGGCTCCGGGGGCGGAACCCGCGACCCGCTGCGGGGCTCCTCCTGGGGCGCCGGTGCCGGTTCCGGGGCAACGTTCCGCAGGCTCTCGCCCTCGCGGGTGGAGCCGAACCGGGAGATCCCCTCGCTCAGCGTGGGGGACGCCGTGGAGCACAAGGCCTTCGGCCGCGGATCGGTGGTCGCGCTCGAGGGCAGCGGGGACAAGACCGTGGCGAAGGTGCGCTTCGGCGCGGAGGAGAAGCGGCTGCTGCTGCGCTACGCGCCCATGACCAAGGTCTCCTGA
- a CDS encoding C40 family peptidase, with amino-acid sequence MTNETASHSAKSLFAGKARTVAAVAAFSGLALATTVSVQATQNADEQAPAAAVSEAPASENTVSAQPAAKADKAEKAKEKKTEKAKAPAQPAAIQAAPVADVTPVAPQVAPAAETVTPAAETVTPVAETAAPAAPVAQQGRHAAEPTAQTLQAETAAQQHSQVADHNVQGYGDTQAKASNTGGTVTTQSTQQTKPASGSVSGQGILGAAEGQIGVNQDCTALVSNALRAVGINHHGWPASYKSLGRSVSAAEAQAGDIAYYADGGAGVAHVAIYAGNGQAIHGGWNGNQTVKTTAYVGSGPEFIRVG; translated from the coding sequence ATGACGAACGAAACCGCTTCCCACTCCGCCAAGAGCCTCTTCGCCGGCAAGGCCCGCACCGTGGCCGCCGTCGCCGCCTTCTCCGGCCTGGCGCTGGCCACCACCGTGTCCGTGCAGGCCACGCAGAACGCTGACGAGCAGGCTCCCGCCGCCGCCGTGTCCGAGGCTCCCGCCTCCGAGAACACCGTCTCCGCACAGCCCGCAGCCAAGGCCGACAAGGCTGAGAAGGCCAAGGAGAAGAAGACCGAGAAGGCCAAGGCCCCGGCGCAGCCCGCCGCGATCCAGGCCGCTCCCGTGGCCGACGTGACCCCGGTGGCTCCCCAGGTGGCCCCGGCCGCCGAGACCGTGACCCCCGCGGCCGAGACCGTGACCCCTGTGGCCGAGACCGCTGCCCCCGCCGCTCCGGTGGCCCAGCAGGGCCGTCACGCCGCCGAGCCGACCGCACAGACCCTGCAGGCCGAGACCGCGGCGCAGCAGCACTCCCAGGTCGCCGACCACAACGTCCAGGGCTACGGTGACACCCAGGCCAAGGCCAGCAACACCGGCGGCACCGTGACGACGCAGTCCACCCAGCAGACCAAGCCCGCCTCGGGCTCCGTGAGCGGCCAGGGCATCCTCGGTGCCGCCGAGGGCCAGATCGGCGTGAACCAGGACTGCACCGCGCTGGTGTCCAACGCCCTGCGCGCCGTGGGCATCAACCACCACGGCTGGCCCGCGAGCTACAAGTCCCTGGGCCGCTCGGTCTCCGCCGCTGAGGCCCAGGCCGGCGACATCGCCTACTACGCCGACGGCGGCGCGGGCGTGGCCCACGTGGCCATCTACGCCGGCAACGGCCAGGCCATCCACGGCGGCTGGAACGGCAACCAGACCGTGAAGACCACCGCGTACGTGGGCTCCGGCCCCGAGTTCATCCGCGTGGGCTGA
- a CDS encoding C40 family peptidase has protein sequence MSFMKNNSARHRAEASSHIVRNTTVATVAAGAAVAGIAMPAQASAGVVDLGSTTSYASSTSSLEAYNTSYTTPAADTMASSSGVSTQSNHAAGGTVGTAYQGIGGAYVWGGTGFKAWDCSGFTQWVYAQNGINLPRTTWAQFAAGTPTSNPQPGDLVSQNGGSHVGIYIGNGQMISALNPMQGTQVHSVNAMQLDGFYSVR, from the coding sequence ATGTCTTTCATGAAGAACAACTCTGCCCGTCACCGCGCTGAGGCCTCGTCGCACATCGTGCGCAACACCACCGTCGCCACCGTGGCGGCCGGTGCCGCCGTGGCCGGCATCGCGATGCCCGCCCAGGCATCCGCGGGCGTCGTGGACCTCGGGTCCACCACCTCCTACGCCTCCTCCACTTCTTCGCTGGAGGCCTACAACACCTCGTACACCACCCCGGCCGCGGACACCATGGCGTCCAGCTCCGGTGTGAGCACGCAGTCCAACCACGCCGCCGGCGGCACCGTGGGCACGGCCTACCAGGGCATCGGCGGCGCCTACGTCTGGGGCGGCACCGGCTTCAAGGCCTGGGACTGCTCGGGCTTCACCCAGTGGGTGTACGCGCAGAACGGCATCAACCTGCCCCGCACCACGTGGGCCCAGTTCGCCGCAGGCACCCCGACCTCCAACCCGCAGCCCGGCGATCTGGTCTCCCAGAACGGCGGCTCGCACGTGGGGATCTACATCGGCAACGGCCAGATGATCTCCGCCCTCAACCCCATGCAGGGCACTCAGGTTCACTCCGTGAACGCCATGCAGCTGGACGGCTTCTACAGCGTCCGGTGA
- a CDS encoding integrase, whose product MELSIGLPDGLLMSAGDGSELTLYEADHTTVRRRIDCSVLAGARMADIVWSHKLSAVVAAVPDRNQLFRWDAYTDVLQEWAGTGEPGRRDGRVAQAKFAATVSITEGGDGRLWFVDRDSSSLRCLTIDTDRPDGDPHVVTVVGRHGAGYQDGPATEARLDHPEDLQMLYDGSVVVADTGNHALRHVDVTDGEVTTICGGPDHVPDELSDDDLVLQSPVRVTVADSQLWVEDANGRHQVEPRYV is encoded by the coding sequence ATGGAGCTCTCCATCGGCCTTCCGGACGGTCTGCTCATGAGCGCGGGTGACGGCTCGGAGCTCACGCTGTACGAGGCGGACCACACCACCGTGCGCCGCAGGATCGACTGCTCCGTCCTGGCCGGTGCCCGCATGGCCGACATCGTCTGGTCCCACAAGCTCTCCGCCGTGGTCGCGGCGGTCCCCGACCGCAACCAGCTCTTCCGCTGGGACGCCTACACGGACGTCCTGCAGGAGTGGGCGGGCACGGGGGAGCCCGGGCGCCGGGACGGCCGGGTGGCCCAGGCCAAGTTCGCCGCCACGGTGTCCATCACGGAGGGCGGGGACGGCCGGCTGTGGTTCGTGGACCGGGACTCCTCCTCCCTGCGGTGCCTCACGATCGACACGGACCGGCCCGACGGCGATCCCCACGTGGTCACGGTGGTCGGCCGGCACGGTGCGGGCTACCAGGACGGTCCCGCCACGGAGGCCAGGCTCGACCACCCCGAGGACCTGCAGATGCTCTACGACGGCTCGGTGGTCGTGGCCGACACCGGCAACCACGCGCTGCGCCACGTGGACGTCACGGACGGCGAGGTCACCACCATCTGCGGCGGACCGGATCATGTCCCCGATGAACTGTCCGACGACGACCTCGTGCTGCAGTCCCCCGTGCGGGTCACGGTGGCGGACTCCCAGCTGTGGGTCGAGGACGCCAACGGACGCCACCAGGTGGAACCCCGCTACGTGTGA